From Echeneis naucrates chromosome 7, fEcheNa1.1, whole genome shotgun sequence, one genomic window encodes:
- the phf8 gene encoding histone lysine demethylase PHF8 translates to MASVPVYCLCRLPYDVTRFMIECDICQDWFHGSCVGVEEDKAAEIDLYHCPNCQVTHGPSVMRKRRGGNKQMDSSAAGGRDPCRPVKTGSPQFVRELRSRTFPSADEVLLKPSGAQLTVEFLEEHSFSVPVMVLRRDGLGMTLPPSSFSVSDVEHYIGADKEIDVIDVSRQCDLKMRLGDFVEYYNSPNRDRVLNVISLEFSETRLSNLVETPKIVRKLSWVENLWPEESVFERPNVQKYCLMGVKDSYTDFHIDFGGTSVWYHVLRGEKIFYLISPTPANLALFERWSSSSNQNEMFFGDQVDMCYKCSVKQGNTLFIPTGWIHAVLTPVDCLAFGGNFLHSLNIDMQLRAYEIEKRLSTADLFRFPNFETVCWYVGKHLLDTFRGLRENRRHPATYLVHGAKALNNAFRTWTRKEALAEHEVEIPETINTQTLVKDLAKEIRLVEDIFQQNIGRTGPQFPGSPLSKTPLTTSQNSGRPPGKKKGPKPKEVLGALGPPISKKKSQKGLHKAEAGELDLIEIHTKHTLKKFQPGKTKNKNKLELPLEEFEGKLNKSKLKLVLTNGKIQGKKDGSSNGGGSTGNCKHLAMGGSSLSDLESEDELQIDETPPPRRKTAGPSKKKKLSGLPRKLPRAKPCSDPNRIREPGEVDFDIEEDYTTDEEALAAHGVKGGAGGILDLLKASKQVAGLDSATLSEEAPASPSTRDAIQGMLSMANPPSSSSSSSSSSPLSISGGLTEGLGVVKEKGGKAVWVTGGVKKTGNPDKKPIIQRPGKRPIKRPARHFSDEDSADEQETLGTCFKDSDYVYPSLESDEEDHVNKAKMKRKKNWDDTPWSPKARVMPTLPKQDRPAREGARVASVETGLAAAAAKLAQQEQQKPAKRKYTKKQRPPAPVVTPPPVQTEPAPPSPPPAPDSAADFSPERRMDYYSASLLDHEYTAGPGPFGPGGPRGSGAMAPGVFLTSRRPSLSPQNSSSHTGASPAGLASQGTTGLGQGKRPKKGLATAKQRLGKILKIHRNGKLLL, encoded by the exons ATGGCATCAGTACCAGTATACTGTTTGTGTCGCCTGCCATATGATGTGACACGCTTCATGATCGAGTGTGACATTTGTCAAGACTGGTTCCATGGAAG ctgtgttgGTGTAGAAGAGGACAAAGCTGCTGAAATTGACCTATATCACTGTCCCAACTGTCAGGTCACCCATGGGCCATCTGTCA TGCGCAAACGACGTGGAGGTAACAAGCAGATGGATAGTAGTGCTGCGGGAGGAAGAGATCCCTGTCGGCCTGTTAAGACTGGTAGTCCACAATTTGTCAGAGAGCTACGGAGCCGCACATTTCCAAG TGCGGATGAAGTTTTGCTAAAGCCGTCTGGGGCCCAGCTGACAGTGGAGTTTCTTGAAGAACATTCATTTAGTGTTCCTGTGATGGTGTTGAGGCGGGATGGACTAGGCATGACGCTTCCTCCGTCATCATTCAGCGTCAGTGATGTAGAACACTACATCG gtgcGGACAAAGAGATCGACGTGATTGACGTATCCCGACAATGTGACTTGAAGATGCGTTTAGGAGACTTTGTGGAATACTACAACAGTCCCAACAGAGACCGAGTGCTCAATGTCATCAGCCTGGAGTTCTCTGAGACCAG GCTCTCAAACTTGGTGGAAACTCCAAAGATTGTGAGAAAACTGTCATGGGTTGAAAACCTCTGGCCAGAAGAGTCTGTGTTTGAACGCCCTAATGTGCAGAAATACTGCCTAATGGGAGTGAAGGATAGTTACACAGACTTCCACATTGACTTTGGAGGCACATCAGTATGGTACCATGTCCTGAGG ggtGAGAAAATCTTCTACCTGATTTCCCCCACCCCAGCCAACCTGGCACTTTTTGAAAGGTGGAGTTCTTCATCTAACCAGAACGAGATGTTCTTTGGAGACCAGGTTGACATGTGTTACAAGTGCTCCGTCAAACAAGGAAATACTTTATTCATACCAACAG GATGGATTCATGCTGTCTTGACTCCGGTGGACTGCCTGGCCTTTGGAGGAAACTTCTTGCATAGTCTCAACATTGACATGCAGCTCCG agcataTGAAATAGAGAAGAGATTAAGTACCGCAGACTTGTTCAGATTTCCCAACTTTGAGACTGTGTGCTGGTATGTTGGAAAGCATCTTCTTGATACATTCAGAG GCTTGAGAGAAAATCGCAGGCACCCTGCCACTTACCTGGTACATGGAGCTAAGGCCCTGAACAATGCCTTCCGCACCTGGACCCGCAAAGAG GCTTTAGCAGAGCATGAAGTGGAAATTCCAGAAACCATCAATACTCAGACACTAGTGAAGGACCTGGCTAAGGAGATTCGTCTggttgag GACATCTTCCAGCAAAACATTGGTCGCACTGGGCCTCAGTTTCCAGGATCGCCACTCTCTAAAACTCCCTTGACCACTTCTCAGAATTCAGGACGACCccctggaaaaaagaaaggacccaagccTAAAGAAGTGCTTGGGGCTCTTGGACCCCCCATATCCAAGAAGAAGAGTCAAAAAGGGCTACATAAGGCAGAGGCAGGGGAGCTGGACCTCATTGAGATCCataccaaacacacactcaagaaATTTCAACCTGGCAAGACCAAAAACAAGAATAAG TTGGAGCTGCCATTAGAAGAGTTTGAGGGGAAGCTAAATAAAAGCAAGCTGAAACTTGTGTTGACCAATGGAAAAATCCAAGG TAAAAAGGATGGCAGCAGTAATGGTGGAGGAAGTACTGGAAACTGCAAACATCTTGCCATGGGAGGATCCAGTCTTTCTGACTTGGAGTCCGAGGATGAGCTGCAGATTGATGAGACTCCCCCACCACGACGCAAAACTGCAGGAcccagcaaaaaaaagaaactaagtG GTCTTCCTAGGAAGCTTCCAAGAGCCAAACCATGTTCTGACCCCAATCGCATCAGAGAGCCTGGGGAGGTAGACTTTGACATTGAG GAGGATTACACCACAGATGAAGAGGCACTGGCTGCTCATGGAGTGAAGGGTGGTGCAGGAGGCATTCTAGACTTATTGAAGGCCAGTAAGCAAGTGGCTGGCTTGGATTCTGCAACACTTAG TGAGGAAGCCCCAGCTTCTCCCAGTACTCGTGATGCCATTCAGGGGATGCTCTCAATGGCCAACCCTCCTTCCTCATCctcgtcttcttcctcttcatctccttTATCTATCTCTGGAGGCCTGACAGAAGGATTAGGAGTGGTGAAAGAAAAAGGTGGCAAGGCTGTTTGGGTGACTGGAGGGGTCAAAAAGACAGGGAATCCTGATAAGAAACCTATCATCCAGCGGCCTGGGAAACGACCAATTAAAAGGCCAGCTCGTCATTTTAGTGATGAGGACAGTGCAGATGAGCAAGAGACTTTGGGAACCTGTTTTAAGGATTCAGACTATG TTTACCCATCCTTGGAGTCTGATGAGGAAGACCATGTTAACAAGGCTAAGATGAAGCGCAAGAAAAACTGGGATGACACTCCTTGGAGTCCAAAAG CCAGAGTGATGCCCACCCTTCCCAAACAGGATCGACCGGCCAGGGAAGGAGCAAGAGTTGCATCTGTAGAAACTGGCCttgccgctgctgctgccaaaCTAGCACAACAA GAACAGCAAAAGCCTGCTAAAAGGAAGTACACTAAAAAGCAGCGTCCTCCTGCTCCAGTAGTCACTCCACCCCCTGTACAAACTGAGCCAGCCCCACCTTCCCCACCACCTGCTCCAGATTCAGCAGCAGACTTCAGCCCAGAAAGGAGGATGGATTACTACTCTGCTAGTCTTTTGGACCATGAATATacagcaggaccaggacctttTGGCCCAGGAGGCCCCAGAGGTAGCGGTGCCATGGCCCCTGGTGTATTCCTCACTTCCCGTCGACCTTCCCTGTCTCCGCAGAACAGCAGCTCTCACACTGGCGCATCCCCTGCAGGTTTAGCCAGTCAAGGCACAACAGGACTTGGTCAAG GGAAACGTCCAAAGAAAGGACTTGCAACTGCAAAACAGAGACTTggaaaaattctgaaaattcaCCGCAATGGCAAACTTCTCTTGTGA